Proteins encoded in a region of the Sparus aurata chromosome 6, fSpaAur1.1, whole genome shotgun sequence genome:
- the LOC115582912 gene encoding G-protein coupled receptor 84-like — translation MMMNHTNLTEDDLFSCYSPSVVGYRYFAVLWGCAVTITGTVGNLMTILAFAIDHHLRTCFNVLIVNLALADLLYCTILQPISVDSYLHLRWRTGLVCCRIFGLLLLLSNSVSVITLCLIAGSRYLMVTKRAVFDRVYSDLGLSLLIISAWTLGLASLGPLWHGYMFVPKVCLCSIDRNTYHPYPTIMLLCYFFFGLGCVGAFYFLIYRRVRIASQALLRYRFSRQSSRKKPASSAQDISDSGVESSVANTCSFEMSSQAELAENTDEITSQKSSQSTHSSATAGSATKSPREIITTSSLPTPAPINAASSSRCTTKGDDKEMKHVTCMCLAVFLGFLFCFVPFLLINIADEHNRAPRVLYMIFRNLTWLNSCINPVLYAVMNRQFRQTYYVLLTRAAAPFTCLWTWWSSL, via the coding sequence ATGATGATGAACCACACCAACCTAACAGAGGACGACCTCTTCTCCTGCTACAGTCCTTCAGTCGTTGGCTACCGCTACTTTGCTGTGCTGTGGGGATGTGCTGTGACCATCACAGGTACGGTGGGGAACCTGATGACCATTCTAGCCTTCGCCATAGATCATCATCTGAGGACATGCTTCAATGTGCTCATCGTCAACCTGGCTCTAGCTGATCTCCTGTACTGCACCATACTGCAGCCCATCTCAGTTGACTCCTATCTACACCTCAGATGGCGCACTGGTCTGGTGTGCTGCAGAATCTTtggcctgctcctcctcctctccaacTCTGTCTCTGTTATCACCCTCTGCCTGATAGCTGGCAGCAGATATCTCATGGTTACAAAGAGGGCTGTGTTTGACCGTGTCTACTCTGACCTTGGTCTTTCTTTACTCATCATCTCAGCATGGACACTAGGCCTGGCCAGCCTTGGCCCACTATGGCATGGTTACATGTTTGTGCCAAAGGTGTGCTTATGTAGTATCGACCGGAATACGTACCATCCCTACCCCACCATCATGCTCTTGtgctactttttttttggtctggGATGTGTTGGTGCATTCTACTTCCTTATCTACAGACGTGTTCGGATTGCATCACAAGCTCTGCTCCGCTATAGGTTCAGCCGCCAATCCTCCAGGAAGAAACCAGCTTCTTCAGCACAAGACATCAGTGACAGTGGAGTGGAGAGCAGTGTAGCCAACACATGTAGCTTTGAGATGAGCAGCCAGGCAGAACTAGCTGAAAATACAGATGAGATCACCAGCCAAAAGTCTTCCCAGTCTACTCACAGCTCTGCCACAGCCGGATCAGCAACCAAGTCTCCCCGTGAGATCATCACTACATCTTCTTTACCAACACCTGCTCCCATAAATGCAGCCTCCTCGTCCCGCTGCACAACCAAAGGAGATGATAAGGAAATGAAGCATGTGACATGCATGTGTTTAGCTGTTTTCCTGGGTTTTCTGTTCTGCTTTGTCCCCTTCCTGTTAATCAACATAGCCGACGAACATAACCGTGCCCCACGGGTTTTGTACATGATCTTTAGAAACCTCACCTGGCTCAACAGCTGTATCAACCCTGTGCTCTATGCTGTCATGAACAGACAGTTTCGACAGACCTACTATGTGCTGCTCACCAGGGCTGCTGCACCGTTCACCTGCCTGTGGACCTGGTGGTCGTCTCTTTGA
- the LOC115583947 gene encoding zinc finger MYM-type protein 1-like, producing the protein MKDGGFCSHARSDGHVNAMFAWTENKKIMDKNNSMFGVMDEQKKKQVAENQYYIKSLAEILVLTATENIAQRGHRESLDSEKKGVFLSMLDLLGNHNPIIKKRLEQQAKNAKYTSKTIQNEILECLAAMVKEEIIQEVKTSKQFSVIVDETKDVQKKEQMSFVLRYFYNGVVHESFLEFEVAEHLDAAALSDKIICFLEKHGLEYKKNLVGQGYDGAAVMRGAHAGVQAKIKEVAKHAFCVHCSAHCLNLVIVDAVKSVADAGNFFSLLERLYVFMSGSYVHNKWLEVQREMFDGAPRELQQLSDTRWACRHIACCNVMDRLPAIVQVLEEIASENHPQRAVEAGGYWLKLIRILLDLLFCSERS; encoded by the coding sequence ATGAAAGACGGTGGTTTCTGTTCTCATGCCAGATCTGATGGCCATGTAAATGCAATGTTTGCATGGACAGAGAACAAGAAAATCATGGATAAAAATAACTCAATGTTTGGAGTAATGGATGAGCAAAAAAAGAAGCAGGTGGCTGAAAATCAGTACTACATTAAATCATTAGCTGAAATTTTAGTTCTAACAGCCACAGAAAACATAGCACAGCGGGGTCACAGGGAGTCTCTCGACTCAGAAAAAAAGGGTGTTTTTCTGTCCATGTTAGACTTGCTGGGTAACCATAACcccatcattaaaaaaagacttgagCAACAagctaaaaatgcaaaatacaccaGTAAAACAATACAGAATGAAATACTTGAATGCTTAGCTGCAATGGTCAAAGAGGAAATCATCCAGGAGGTTAAAACAAGCAAGCAGTTTTCAGTTATTGTTGATGAAACTAAAGATGTTCAGAAAAAAGAGCAAATGTCATTTGTTCTGAGATATTTTTACAACGGCGTGGTTCATGAGAGCTTTCTGGAGTTTGAGGTGGCAGAACACCTGGATGCTGCTGCCTTAAGTGACAAGATTATATGCTTCCTTGAGAAGCATGGGCTGGAGTACAAGAAAAACCTCGTAGGCCAGGGCTATGATGGCGCGGCAGTGATGCGCGGGGCACATGCAGGGGttcaagcaaaaataaaagaagtagCCAAACATGCCTTCTGTGTTCACTGTAGTGCACACTGCTTGAACTTAGTCATAGTAGACGCTGTGAAAAGTGTGGCAGATGCAGGAAACTTCTTCTCATTATTGGAACGACTGTATGTATTCATGTCTGGGTCTTATGTACATAACAAATGGTTGGAAGTGCAGCGGGAGATGTTTGATGGTGCACCAAGGGAACTCCAACAGCTGAGTGATACACGTTGGGCCTGTAGGCACATAGCATGTTGCAATGTTATGGACAGGTTACCTGCAATAGTACAGGTGCTTGAAGAGATTGCATCTGAGAACCATCCACAAAGAGCTGTTGAAGCAGGGGGATACTGGCTCAAATTGATCAGAATTTTGCTGGATCTCTTGTTCTGTTCAGAAAGGTCCTGA